A single region of the Lagopus muta isolate bLagMut1 chromosome 24, bLagMut1 primary, whole genome shotgun sequence genome encodes:
- the SNRPC gene encoding U1 small nuclear ribonucleoprotein C — translation MPKFYCDYCDTYLTHDSPSVRKTHCSGRKHKENVKDYYQKWMEEQAQSLIDKTTAAFQQGKIPPTPFSAPPPGGAMIPPPPSIPGPPRPGMMPAPHMGGPPMMPMMGPPPPGMMPVGPAPGMRPPMGGHMPMMPGPPMMRPPSRPMMVPTRPGMTRPDR, via the exons ATGCCCAA GTTTTACTGCGACTATTGTGACACGTACCTCACTCATGATTCG CCCTCCGTGAGAAAAACTCACTGCAGTGGCcgaaagcacaaagaaaatgtgaaagacTACTATCAGAAATGGATGGAGGAACAAGCTCAGAGCCTGATTGATAAAACAA CGGCTGCATTTCAGCAAGGGAAAATTCCACCGACCCCATTCTCAGCACCACCTCCTGGAGGAGCCATGATCCCACCGCCTCCCAGCATCC CTGGCCCCCCGCGGCCTGGCATGATGCCGGCCCCCCACATGGGTGGACCACCAATGATGCCAATGATGGGCCCACCCCCGCCAGGAATGATGCCAGTTGGACCTG CTCCAGGGATGAGGCCCCCGATGGGAGGACACATGCCAATGATGCCAGGGCCCCCAATGATGAGGCCACCCTCGAGGCCCATGATGGTGCCAACCCGGCCGGGGATGACCCGTCCAGACAGATAA